One genomic segment of Sphingorhabdus sp. M41 includes these proteins:
- the pepN gene encoding aminopeptidase N — protein MADAAPAPRDPATIRREDYRPPAWFIPEVELDFDLDLTRTVVRSKLDVRRSKSAKADEPLILQGDDITPVSVKVDGEARTDWTLVEGDLVLPLSGAAHSVEIEVELDPSTNTQLMGLYGSNDMLCTQCEAEGFRRITFAPDRPDVLSRYQVRMEADKAKFPVLLCNGDKVAEGDGENGRHWVQWNDPWPKPSYLFALVAGDLVANNDSFTTRSGKPVELNIWVRDGDLDRTGHAMQALKDSMRWDEETYGREYDLGLFNIVAVSDFNMGAMENKGLNIFNSRYILADPEVATDADFDGIEGVVAHEYFHNWSGNRVTCRDWFQLSLKEGFTVYRDQSFSADMGSAALKRIEDVRILRAAQFPEDAGPLAHPIRPESYQEISNFYTATIYNKGAEVIRMMNTLMGPENFRKGTDLYFDRHDGEAATCEDFVTAMEDGGEIDLRQFRKWYETPGTPRVSATLSHDPQAGTATIYLTQKIAQNGEKPKASELLIPLRTALLDPETGAHQGEQLLLLDQAEKSFTLDGYKDQPILSINRGFSAPIILDSNQTAEELAFLSAHDDDPFARFEAVQRLMTGYLTAKVLGTPVDRDIILLAVAKILADTSIDPAFLAELILLPSEAFLGDQMVEVDPQAIHEEREKLRGKIAVQFEKQFRKLYKSCWPGEFSLDAEARGKRKLRNVTLGYLAASFTEDAAEIAFEQYREADNMTAMQGALAVLSHLEADERAIAFDDFYKRFKGNALVLDKWFSLQAMSQRADTLKRVDGLSRHPDFTMSNPNRVRSLYGAFTGNVVRFHDPSGKGYQMIADMVIALDKQNPQTAARFIPTLGRWRRYERGRSELMRLALEKIAAQPELSKDVAEQVHKSLA, from the coding sequence ATGGCCGATGCCGCGCCAGCCCCCAGGGATCCAGCGACGATCCGGCGAGAGGATTATCGTCCGCCTGCCTGGTTCATTCCGGAAGTGGAACTCGACTTCGATCTCGATCTGACGCGGACCGTGGTCCGTTCGAAACTGGATGTCCGGCGCTCGAAAAGCGCGAAAGCGGACGAACCACTGATCCTGCAGGGCGACGATATCACCCCGGTTTCGGTCAAGGTAGACGGCGAGGCCCGCACCGACTGGACACTGGTTGAGGGCGATCTTGTGCTGCCCTTGAGCGGCGCAGCCCATAGCGTCGAAATCGAAGTTGAACTCGATCCGTCGACCAACACCCAGTTGATGGGCCTCTATGGCTCGAACGACATGCTGTGCACACAGTGTGAAGCGGAAGGATTCCGCCGGATCACCTTCGCGCCCGACCGGCCCGATGTGCTGAGCCGCTATCAGGTGCGGATGGAAGCCGACAAGGCGAAATTCCCCGTATTGCTCTGTAACGGCGACAAGGTTGCCGAAGGCGATGGCGAAAATGGTCGCCACTGGGTGCAGTGGAATGATCCCTGGCCGAAGCCGAGCTATCTGTTCGCGTTGGTCGCCGGTGATTTGGTCGCCAATAATGATAGCTTCACCACCCGTTCTGGCAAGCCGGTCGAGCTCAATATCTGGGTCCGCGACGGCGATCTCGATCGCACCGGCCATGCCATGCAGGCGCTCAAGGATTCGATGCGCTGGGACGAGGAAACCTATGGCCGCGAATATGATCTCGGCCTGTTCAACATCGTCGCGGTCAGCGATTTCAACATGGGCGCGATGGAGAATAAGGGGCTGAATATTTTCAACTCCCGCTATATTCTCGCCGATCCGGAAGTCGCGACCGACGCCGATTTTGACGGTATCGAGGGCGTGGTCGCACATGAATATTTCCACAACTGGTCCGGGAACCGTGTCACTTGCCGCGACTGGTTCCAGCTCAGCCTGAAGGAAGGTTTCACCGTCTACCGCGACCAGAGCTTCTCCGCCGACATGGGTTCGGCCGCGCTAAAGCGGATCGAGGATGTGCGGATATTGCGCGCAGCCCAGTTCCCCGAGGATGCCGGCCCGCTGGCCCATCCGATCCGCCCGGAAAGCTATCAGGAAATCTCCAATTTCTACACCGCAACCATCTACAACAAGGGCGCGGAAGTCATCCGGATGATGAACACGCTGATGGGGCCGGAAAATTTCCGCAAGGGCACCGATCTCTATTTCGACCGCCACGACGGCGAGGCCGCGACCTGCGAGGATTTTGTCACCGCGATGGAAGACGGCGGCGAAATCGATCTCAGGCAGTTCCGCAAATGGTATGAAACCCCGGGCACGCCGCGGGTCAGTGCGACATTGTCCCACGATCCGCAGGCCGGCACCGCAACGATATACCTGACCCAGAAAATCGCCCAAAATGGTGAGAAACCAAAGGCGTCAGAACTTCTGATTCCGCTGCGGACGGCGCTGCTCGATCCGGAAACCGGCGCGCATCAGGGCGAACAGCTGCTGTTGCTCGACCAGGCAGAAAAAAGCTTCACCCTCGACGGCTATAAGGATCAGCCGATCCTGTCGATCAACCGCGGTTTTTCCGCACCGATCATATTGGACAGCAACCAGACCGCCGAGGAACTGGCTTTTCTGTCGGCCCATGATGACGATCCGTTCGCGCGGTTCGAGGCGGTGCAAAGGCTGATGACCGGCTATCTGACGGCAAAGGTGCTGGGCACGCCGGTCGACCGCGATATCATCCTGCTGGCTGTAGCGAAAATACTGGCCGACACATCAATCGATCCCGCCTTTCTGGCCGAACTGATCCTGCTGCCGAGCGAAGCCTTTCTCGGCGACCAGATGGTCGAGGTCGATCCACAGGCGATCCACGAGGAACGCGAGAAATTGCGCGGCAAGATCGCGGTGCAGTTCGAAAAACAGTTCCGCAAATTATACAAGAGTTGCTGGCCGGGTGAATTCTCGCTCGATGCCGAGGCGCGCGGAAAGCGCAAATTGCGCAACGTAACGCTGGGCTATCTGGCCGCGTCATTCACCGAAGATGCCGCCGAAATCGCTTTCGAACAATATCGCGAAGCGGATAATATGACCGCGATGCAGGGCGCGCTGGCGGTATTGTCGCATCTCGAGGCCGACGAACGCGCGATTGCCTTTGATGATTTCTACAAGCGGTTCAAAGGCAATGCGCTGGTCCTCGACAAATGGTTCAGCCTGCAGGCGATGTCGCAGCGCGCCGATACGCTGAAACGAGTCGACGGCCTGTCGCGTCATCCCGATTTCACCATGTCCAATCCCAACCGCGTGCGCTCCCTCTATGGCGCGTTCACCGGCAATGTGGTCCGCTTCCACGATCCGTCGGGCAAGGGTTACCAGATGATCGCCGATATGGTGATCGCGCTGGACAAGCAGAATCCGCAAACCGCAGCCCGCTTCATCCCGACGCTCGGGCGCTGGCGGCGCTACGAACGGGGACGGTCGGAACTGATGCGGCTGGCGCTGGAGAAGATCGCGGCGCAGCCGGAATTGTCGAAAGATGTCGCCGAACAGGTCCACAAAAGCCTTGCTTGA
- the pgeF gene encoding peptidoglycan editing factor PgeF translates to MSPNRSTKALLDITTSPLLDGAKHGFLGRAGGVSEGIYAGLNIGLGSDDDRDTIMENRRRATEGLLPGSELVTVHQIHSAEVVTVTGPIPLDQRPKADAMVTDRPNLLLGILTADCVPVLFHDPEANVIGAAHAGWKGALAGVTDNVLTAMEALGSDRANIACAIGPCIAQASYEVDAAFRTRFLDADAGNDRFFAAGKPDHYQFDIEDYVAARLQAAGISRIDKLGLDTYANEDRYFSYRRSCHRDEAGYGRQISLIGLAV, encoded by the coding sequence ATGTCGCCGAACAGGTCCACAAAAGCCTTGCTTGATATCACCACGTCTCCCCTGCTTGATGGTGCGAAACACGGTTTTCTCGGCCGGGCAGGGGGTGTTTCGGAGGGTATCTATGCCGGACTGAATATCGGTCTGGGCAGCGATGATGATCGCGACACGATCATGGAAAACCGCCGCCGCGCGACAGAAGGCCTGTTGCCTGGCAGCGAACTGGTGACGGTGCACCAGATCCACAGCGCGGAAGTCGTGACCGTCACCGGCCCTATCCCACTCGACCAGCGTCCCAAGGCCGATGCGATGGTCACCGACCGGCCGAACCTGTTGCTCGGCATATTGACCGCCGATTGCGTACCGGTGCTGTTTCATGATCCCGAAGCCAATGTGATCGGCGCGGCGCACGCCGGCTGGAAGGGGGCGCTGGCCGGGGTCACCGACAATGTGCTCACAGCAATGGAAGCGCTCGGCTCGGATCGAGCGAATATCGCCTGCGCCATCGGCCCTTGCATCGCGCAGGCCAGCTATGAAGTGGACGCGGCCTTCCGTACGCGGTTTCTCGACGCTGACGCAGGCAATGATCGCTTCTTCGCCGCCGGAAAGCCGGATCATTATCAATTTGATATCGAGGATTATGTCGCTGCCCGCCTGCAAGCGGCAGGCATCAGCAGGATCGATAAACTCGGCCTCGACACCTATGCCAACGAAGACCGCTATTTCAGCTATCGCCGATCCTGTCATCGCGATGAAGCGGGCTATGGCCGACAAATATCGCTGATCGGTCTTGCGGTTTAA
- a CDS encoding SLC13 family permease yields the protein MNAQRIGLWAGLAGFVAMLLVPAPEAMSTPAWHVAALTLLMATWWMTQAVPLTATALLPFLALPTMDVMSAGETASQYYSPILFLILGGAFLALAIERVGLHKRLALAIIGLSGKTAWGILFAFMIATALLSMLISNTSSTLIMIPIALAVLVAGGVRDGETEGFAGALIMGVAFAASIGGLGTLVGSPTNAIAAGLINKTLGMNLNFLSWLKFGIPIVIIGIPVLAFILITVQKVGRNSFDGVKAKLAIGSPGPWSVPEKRLVPVVAIVVLGWLFLPQLKTIFPEGALHDGSIAIFGGLLLFSLPDGTGRRLLNWDEADRAPWGVIMLFGGGLALAAGIIESGLAEWLGGALEPLQSVPVLIIAIALVALVILVTEFASNVATASGIMPVVASLILATGVDPVLLAVPAAMAASWGFMLPSGTGPNAIAWSTGHIELPKMLKSGLLLDLAGIPIIIGCIWMVSVVTS from the coding sequence ATGAACGCACAACGCATCGGTCTATGGGCGGGGCTCGCCGGATTTGTCGCCATGCTGCTCGTTCCGGCTCCGGAAGCCATGTCGACACCCGCTTGGCATGTCGCCGCGCTGACCCTCTTGATGGCGACCTGGTGGATGACCCAGGCGGTGCCGCTGACGGCGACGGCCTTGCTGCCCTTTCTGGCGCTGCCGACGATGGATGTGATGAGCGCGGGTGAAACCGCCAGCCAATATTATTCGCCGATCCTCTTCCTCATTCTCGGAGGTGCCTTTCTCGCCTTGGCGATCGAGCGGGTCGGCTTGCACAAGCGTCTCGCGCTGGCGATTATCGGCCTGTCCGGCAAGACCGCCTGGGGCATATTATTCGCCTTCATGATCGCCACCGCCTTGCTCAGCATGCTGATTTCCAACACCTCCTCGACCCTGATCATGATTCCGATTGCGCTGGCAGTGCTGGTCGCCGGCGGGGTCAGGGACGGCGAGACCGAGGGCTTTGCCGGAGCCCTGATCATGGGCGTTGCCTTTGCCGCCTCGATCGGCGGCCTTGGCACTCTGGTTGGCAGCCCGACCAATGCGATTGCCGCCGGCCTGATCAACAAGACATTGGGCATGAACCTCAATTTCCTCAGTTGGCTGAAATTCGGTATCCCGATCGTGATCATCGGTATCCCGGTATTGGCCTTCATTCTCATTACAGTTCAGAAGGTCGGCCGGAACAGTTTCGACGGCGTCAAGGCAAAGCTGGCCATCGGCTCGCCGGGTCCGTGGAGCGTACCGGAAAAACGCCTCGTTCCCGTAGTCGCCATCGTCGTGCTCGGCTGGCTGTTCCTGCCACAGCTCAAGACGATCTTCCCGGAAGGGGCCCTGCACGACGGCAGTATCGCAATATTCGGCGGCCTGCTGCTATTCTCTCTGCCCGATGGCACCGGGAGGCGGCTGCTCAACTGGGACGAAGCGGACAGGGCGCCATGGGGCGTGATCATGCTGTTCGGCGGCGGCCTCGCGCTGGCCGCGGGAATCATCGAGTCCGGTCTGGCAGAATGGCTGGGCGGAGCGCTGGAACCGCTGCAGTCGGTACCGGTCCTTATCATCGCCATCGCGCTGGTTGCGCTGGTCATCCTGGTCACCGAATTTGCCTCCAATGTCGCCACGGCCAGCGGCATCATGCCGGTGGTCGCCAGCCTGATCCTCGCCACTGGTGTCGATCCGGTGCTGCTCGCGGTACCCGCTGCCATGGCGGCAAGCTGGGGCTTCATGCTGCCAAGCGGTACCGGTCCCAATGCCATTGCCTGGTCGACCGGCCATATCGAATTGCCGAAAATGCTGAAATCCGGCCTGCTGCTCGATCTCGCCGGCATCCCGATCATAATCGGCTGCATCTGGATGGTTTCCGTTGTAACCAGTTAG
- a CDS encoding cystathionine gamma-synthase family protein, whose amino-acid sequence MAKQDDPNAAVPVTRRMPKAPIEKIGGRKLKPATLMMGHGYDPELSEGSLKPPIFLTSTFAFENAAAGKRFFEGITGKRPGGSDGLVYSRFNGPNQEILEDRLSIWDEAEDALVFSSGMSAITTVLLANVNQGDAVVHSGPLYAATETLINKILGRFGVTFLDFPAGATPAEVAAMLEQAKAQAEANGGKVAIIYLESPANPTNALVDIEGVADAREQVFGKDGAPPIAIDNTFLGPLWQQPLKHGADIVIYSLTKYVGGHSDLVAGGVLGSKAHMDPIRAIRNTIGTICDPNTAWMLMRSLETLELRMTRAGENAEKVCAFLRDHPKVDGLGYLGFIENKSQQDIYDRHCSGAGSTFSLFIKGGEAEAFRFLDAMKIAKLAVSLGGTETLASLPAAMTHISVPDERRAALGITDNLVRISIGVEDPDDLIADFDQALAAV is encoded by the coding sequence ATGGCCAAGCAGGATGATCCCAACGCAGCCGTCCCGGTGACCCGCCGCATGCCCAAGGCACCGATCGAGAAAATTGGCGGGCGCAAGCTGAAACCGGCGACGCTGATGATGGGCCACGGCTATGATCCGGAGCTTTCCGAAGGATCGCTCAAGCCACCGATCTTCCTGACCTCCACCTTCGCCTTTGAAAATGCCGCTGCCGGCAAACGTTTCTTCGAAGGCATCACCGGCAAACGCCCCGGCGGTTCCGATGGTCTGGTCTATTCGCGCTTCAACGGTCCCAATCAGGAAATTCTCGAAGACCGGCTGAGCATCTGGGACGAGGCCGAGGATGCGCTGGTTTTCTCCAGCGGCATGTCGGCGATCACCACAGTGCTGCTGGCCAACGTCAATCAGGGCGATGCCGTCGTCCACAGCGGCCCGCTCTATGCCGCTACCGAAACGCTGATCAACAAGATCCTCGGCCGCTTCGGTGTCACCTTTCTCGACTTCCCCGCCGGTGCCACACCGGCAGAAGTCGCCGCGATGCTCGAACAGGCCAAGGCGCAAGCCGAGGCCAATGGCGGCAAGGTCGCGATCATCTATCTCGAAAGCCCGGCCAACCCGACCAACGCGCTGGTCGATATCGAAGGCGTTGCCGATGCCCGCGAGCAAGTCTTTGGCAAAGACGGCGCACCGCCCATCGCCATCGACAACACTTTCCTCGGACCGCTCTGGCAGCAGCCGCTGAAACATGGCGCCGATATCGTCATCTACAGCCTGACCAAATATGTCGGCGGGCATAGTGATCTGGTCGCGGGCGGCGTGCTCGGCAGCAAGGCGCATATGGACCCGATCCGCGCGATCCGGAACACGATTGGCACGATCTGCGATCCGAATACCGCCTGGATGCTGATGCGCAGCCTCGAGACGCTCGAACTGCGCATGACCCGGGCCGGTGAAAATGCGGAAAAGGTCTGCGCCTTCCTGCGCGACCATCCCAAGGTCGACGGCCTCGGCTATCTCGGCTTCATTGAGAACAAGAGCCAGCAGGATATTTACGACCGCCATTGCAGCGGGGCCGGTTCGACTTTCTCCCTGTTCATCAAGGGCGGCGAAGCAGAAGCCTTCCGTTTCCTCGACGCGATGAAGATCGCCAAGCTGGCAGTGAGCCTCGGCGGCACCGAAACGCTGGCCAGCCTGCCAGCCGCGATGACCCACATATCCGTCCCGGACGAACGCCGCGCCGCCCTCGGCATTACCGACAATCTGGTGCGCATTTCCATTGGCGTCGAAGACCCGGATGATCTGATCGCTGACTTTGATCAGGCGCTGGCGGCGGTTTGA
- a CDS encoding GreA/GreB family elongation factor, translating to MSVAFRREGDDEHLEPKFEHPIPVGPNLVTARGLQLIKDRVGELQAKVAELTDEVALKIAKRDLRYWNTRQSTAELPPVPSGEKVEFGTRVTFLLNGKEKTLSIVGDDEADPAGALVSFSAPISRALMGLEPGDYGDFAGREDAIEILSIAVMSQS from the coding sequence ATGAGCGTTGCTTTCCGCAGAGAAGGTGATGACGAGCATCTCGAGCCGAAGTTCGAGCATCCGATTCCGGTCGGCCCCAATCTGGTCACCGCGCGCGGCTTGCAGCTGATCAAGGACCGCGTCGGCGAATTGCAGGCAAAGGTCGCTGAACTCACCGACGAGGTAGCGCTCAAGATCGCCAAACGCGACCTGCGCTACTGGAACACCAGGCAATCGACGGCCGAGTTGCCACCGGTGCCGAGCGGCGAAAAGGTCGAATTTGGCACTCGGGTTACCTTCCTGCTCAACGGCAAAGAGAAAACTCTCTCTATCGTCGGCGATGATGAAGCGGATCCTGCCGGCGCTCTGGTTTCCTTTTCCGCGCCGATCAGCCGGGCATTGATGGGACTGGAGCCCGGAGACTATGGTGATTTTGCCGGTCGGGAAGATGCAATTGAAATCCTGTCCATCGCGGTCATGTCGCAGTCGTAA
- a CDS encoding HAD family hydrolase → MQKISLYDMDRTITVRGTYTPFLFHMVFARAPWRLIFLPLLPFGFIAYGLKLISRGQLKTFNQRMLLGSSPKLSALQPHIERFADRVLRSNRHRKAIDQIEVDRADGRKLVLVTASYELYAEAIARRLGFDHLIGTLLEVDPQGRVLPAIIGENCYDDAKIGRIEALFAKQGWQRADSHVRAYSDHVSDQAMLEFADEAIATTPTPLLRHMAKQRGWQIVDWR, encoded by the coding sequence ATGCAGAAAATTTCGCTTTACGACATGGACCGCACGATCACTGTGCGCGGAACCTATACACCGTTTCTCTTTCACATGGTTTTTGCGAGAGCCCCGTGGCGGCTGATTTTTCTGCCGCTTCTGCCATTCGGCTTCATTGCCTATGGGCTCAAGCTGATCAGCCGCGGGCAATTGAAGACCTTCAACCAGCGGATGTTGCTGGGCAGCTCCCCGAAACTTTCGGCATTGCAACCGCATATCGAGCGTTTTGCCGACAGGGTGTTGCGGTCCAACCGTCATCGGAAAGCGATCGACCAGATCGAGGTAGATCGCGCTGACGGGCGCAAGCTGGTGCTGGTCACCGCTTCCTATGAACTTTACGCCGAGGCGATTGCCCGCCGCCTTGGCTTCGATCATCTGATCGGGACGCTGCTGGAAGTCGACCCGCAAGGCCGCGTCCTGCCCGCCATCATTGGCGAGAATTGCTATGACGATGCCAAGATCGGCCGGATCGAGGCACTGTTTGCGAAACAGGGCTGGCAGCGCGCCGACAGCCATGTCCGCGCCTATTCCGACCATGTCAGCGACCAGGCGATGCTGGAATTTGCCGATGAAGCAATCGCAACGACCCCGACCCCCCTCTTGCGGCATATGGCCAAACAGCGCGGCTGGCAGATCGTCGACTGGCGCTGA
- a CDS encoding MlaE family ABC transporter permease, whose product MSMPSDFVEETAEGGAVTLHFSGDLSIASIGDLPERLREYEGEAQRLDISATGYTDTVGAWLIHRTARDMNAEIVGAGDDAQRLIAAVAGADQPTEIRPEPANPVIRVLGEIGEATAIAFTTMTGLIGFFGAIVVGFMRLVRHPGKIRWNAVIQRFDVVGVRSLGIIGLMSFLIGLVIAQQGAVQLRQFGAEVFTVNLVGRLTLRELGVLMTAIMVAGRSGSAFAAQIGTMKLTEEIDAMRTIGVSPVEALVLPRFIAAVFMLPLLGFYASMVAIIGGGLLSWVELDIPPATFFARIREVVPLTDVYVGLVKAPVFGAIIAVTGCYQGMQVKGNAEDVGKRTTAAVVQAIFLVIVLDAFFAVFFTWIGWD is encoded by the coding sequence ATGTCCATGCCCAGCGATTTTGTCGAAGAGACAGCCGAAGGTGGAGCGGTTACGCTGCATTTTTCCGGCGACCTGTCGATTGCCAGCATTGGCGACTTGCCGGAGCGTCTGAGAGAATATGAAGGCGAAGCGCAGCGGCTCGATATTTCTGCCACCGGCTATACCGACACCGTGGGGGCCTGGCTGATACACCGGACAGCGCGCGACATGAACGCGGAAATTGTCGGTGCGGGTGACGATGCACAGCGGCTGATCGCTGCCGTCGCAGGAGCCGATCAGCCGACGGAAATCCGGCCGGAACCGGCCAACCCGGTTATCCGGGTGCTGGGCGAAATTGGCGAGGCGACGGCTATCGCCTTTACCACGATGACCGGATTGATCGGCTTTTTCGGTGCAATCGTGGTCGGCTTCATGCGTTTGGTTCGACATCCCGGTAAAATAAGATGGAATGCCGTGATCCAGCGCTTTGACGTTGTCGGCGTCCGTTCGCTTGGCATCATTGGTCTGATGAGCTTTCTTATCGGTCTGGTGATCGCGCAACAGGGGGCGGTGCAGCTGCGGCAGTTCGGCGCGGAAGTGTTCACGGTCAATCTCGTCGGACGACTGACCCTGCGCGAACTGGGCGTGCTGATGACCGCGATCATGGTGGCGGGCCGGTCGGGCTCGGCCTTTGCCGCGCAAATCGGCACGATGAAGCTGACCGAGGAAATCGACGCGATGCGCACCATTGGCGTGTCACCGGTGGAGGCGCTGGTGCTGCCGCGCTTTATCGCCGCCGTCTTCATGCTGCCACTGCTCGGATTTTACGCATCGATGGTCGCGATCATCGGCGGCGGCCTGCTCAGCTGGGTTGAACTCGACATCCCGCCAGCCACTTTTTTCGCCCGCATCCGCGAAGTTGTGCCGCTGACCGACGTCTATGTCGGTCTCGTGAAAGCGCCGGTCTTTGGTGCGATCATCGCGGTTACCGGCTGCTATCAGGGCATGCAGGTCAAGGGCAATGCCGAGGATGTCGGCAAGCGGACGACCGCAGCGGTGGTTCAGGCTATTTTCCTCGTCATCGTGCTCGATGCCTTTTTTGCGGTTTTCTTTACCTGGATCGGATGGGATTGA
- a CDS encoding ABC transporter ATP-binding protein — protein sequence MLDSQAIAYDPDYEGPIVSVHGLRNAFGEQVVHDNLDLDVHRGEIIGVVGGSGTGKSVLMRSIIGLQTPKEGEIKVFGEQILGKSDTETIEIRKRWGVLFQGGALFSTLTVAENVMVPIREFYPDMDREFRREVAKYKVCLSGLSPDAAPKYPSELSGGMRKRAGIARALALDPELLFLDEPTAGLDPIGAAAFDKLTKELQQTLGLTVFLITHDLDTLHAICDRVAVLADQRVIAVGTIDELLALDHPWIQEYFNGPRGRLASAGKKMLG from the coding sequence ATGCTCGATTCGCAAGCCATTGCCTATGACCCCGATTATGAAGGCCCGATCGTCAGCGTCCACGGCCTGCGCAACGCTTTCGGCGAGCAGGTGGTGCACGACAATCTCGACCTCGATGTGCATCGCGGCGAAATCATCGGCGTGGTCGGGGGGTCCGGTACCGGCAAATCGGTACTGATGCGCTCGATCATCGGGCTGCAGACGCCGAAAGAAGGCGAGATCAAGGTCTTTGGCGAACAGATATTGGGAAAATCGGACACCGAGACAATCGAGATCCGCAAGCGCTGGGGTGTGTTGTTTCAGGGTGGCGCGCTATTTTCGACACTGACAGTGGCTGAAAATGTAATGGTGCCGATTCGTGAATTCTACCCGGATATGGACCGCGAATTCCGGCGCGAAGTGGCAAAATATAAGGTCTGCCTTTCCGGATTGTCGCCCGACGCCGCACCGAAATACCCTTCCGAATTGTCCGGCGGGATGCGCAAGCGTGCCGGCATCGCGCGGGCACTCGCGCTTGATCCGGAATTGCTGTTTCTGGATGAGCCGACCGCTGGGCTGGACCCGATCGGTGCCGCCGCGTTCGACAAGCTGACCAAGGAATTGCAGCAGACTTTGGGGCTGACCGTATTCCTGATCACCCATGATCTGGATACGCTGCATGCCATTTGTGACCGGGTGGCGGTACTTGCTGACCAGCGCGTGATCGCGGTAGGCACGATCGACGAATTGCTTGCGCTCGACCATCCCTGGATACAGGAATATTTCAACGGTCCACGTGGCCGGCTGGCATCTGCCGGAAAAAAGATGCTGGGATGA
- a CDS encoding MlaD family protein, with product METRSNHILVGVVTLAMLALVAAFLVWIVRFGDGTTKQYDIFFSQSVGGLASGTGVTFAGVPSGQVIKVELWKKDPNFVRVRIAVSEDTPILEGTTATIQSVSFTAPPNIQLDGAKKGAPPITELGPEGVPVIPTKPGALGELLNSAPLVVERLATLTDQLTQLLSEDNQKSISGILANTDRLTGSLAKQAPGLEALMEESRIAIRNAGQTAEKLSLVADSANDFLTNNGEPVARNLATTLDSASKSLLALEGVLKNAQPAADRFSNKTLPEVDQLVQDMQALTKSMTAVTERLDQGGAGSLLSAPALPDYKPGK from the coding sequence ATGGAAACGCGCTCCAACCATATACTTGTCGGTGTTGTCACTTTGGCGATGCTGGCCCTTGTGGCCGCCTTTCTTGTATGGATCGTCCGCTTCGGCGATGGTACGACCAAGCAATATGACATCTTTTTCTCCCAGTCGGTAGGCGGATTGGCGTCGGGAACCGGCGTCACCTTTGCTGGCGTTCCCTCGGGCCAGGTGATCAAGGTCGAACTGTGGAAGAAAGACCCGAATTTTGTTCGCGTCCGCATTGCGGTCAGTGAAGACACGCCAATATTGGAAGGCACCACCGCCACCATCCAGAGCGTCAGCTTTACAGCGCCCCCCAATATTCAGCTCGACGGCGCGAAAAAGGGCGCGCCGCCGATTACCGAGCTCGGACCCGAAGGTGTGCCGGTGATCCCGACCAAGCCGGGAGCGCTCGGCGAACTGCTGAACAGCGCGCCGCTGGTAGTGGAACGGCTGGCAACCCTCACCGATCAGCTGACCCAGCTGTTGTCGGAGGATAATCAGAAATCGATCAGCGGCATATTGGCCAATACCGACAGGTTGACCGGCAGTCTTGCGAAACAGGCACCCGGACTAGAAGCGTTGATGGAAGAATCGCGGATAGCCATTCGTAACGCCGGTCAGACCGCCGAGAAGCTTTCGCTTGTGGCAGACAGCGCCAATGATTTTCTGACCAACAATGGCGAGCCAGTGGCCAGAAACCTTGCTACGACGCTCGACTCCGCATCCAAAAGTCTTCTTGCGTTGGAAGGTGTGCTGAAAAACGCGCAACCTGCAGCAGATCGCTTTTCGAACAAGACTTTGCCGGAAGTCGATCAGCTGGTGCAAGATATGCAGGCACTGACGAAATCCATGACAGCGGTGACCGAGCGGCTAGATCAGGGTGGCGCCGGATCCTTATTGTCTGCGCCAGCGCTGCCGGACTATAAACCAGGGAAATGA
- a CDS encoding ABC-type transport auxiliary lipoprotein family protein: MMSKFRTLKSVGLLAATLALSACVSFGGAEPPPSLLSLSPDQKLSAGAMQSGPQAGSLVVALPAAPQKLNTIRVPVQTSGTGIAYLKDAVWVDKPARLFQDLLSETIAAKNGRLVLTATQAGGNAQTYITGELVNFGLDGPSLTVTVTYDAVKMVKDKPVEKKRFEASENVFAAEPDPVGQGLNKAANKVAADVAEWVG, encoded by the coding sequence ATGATGAGCAAGTTTCGAACTTTGAAATCTGTCGGTCTTCTGGCCGCTACTCTCGCGCTGAGCGCTTGCGTCAGCTTCGGCGGGGCTGAACCGCCGCCATCGCTGCTTTCGCTGTCACCCGACCAGAAATTGTCTGCAGGCGCGATGCAGAGTGGGCCGCAAGCCGGTTCGTTGGTGGTGGCGCTACCCGCAGCTCCGCAAAAACTGAATACCATTCGCGTGCCGGTACAGACCAGCGGCACGGGCATTGCCTATCTGAAGGACGCCGTCTGGGTCGATAAACCGGCTCGCTTGTTCCAGGATTTGCTCAGCGAGACAATAGCCGCGAAAAATGGCCGGCTAGTGCTGACCGCAACCCAGGCGGGCGGCAATGCACAAACCTATATCACCGGCGAACTGGTCAATTTCGGCCTCGATGGTCCCAGTCTGACGGTCACCGTCACCTATGACGCAGTGAAAATGGTCAAGGACAAGCCGGTTGAGAAAAAGCGCTTCGAAGCCAGCGAGAATGTTTTTGCGGCAGAACCAGATCCCGTCGGACAAGGCCTTAACAAGGCGGCCAATAAAGTGGCTGCCGACGTCGCCGAGTGGGTCGGCTAA